The following nucleotide sequence is from Trifolium pratense cultivar HEN17-A07 linkage group LG2, ARS_RC_1.1, whole genome shotgun sequence.
TTCAATTAAGTTGTTTGAAGTTGTTTTTGACTTGATTCCAAGCACAATGGCAAAAAAAATGGGTGGATTTGAAGTTGATTTTGAGTTTTGGGATGATTTTTGAAGCTTTTTTGAGTGTTTTGAAACTGACAGAATAATAGGGAAGGTGGTGAGTTCCTTATATATGTTGACAATCCGCTATTTAAATAGCGGACGATTTTAAACTGTGCTTTACCTAAGTAGCggatgaagaaaataaaaaaaatctagtaGGATGCCTTTAGGGAGGGTTAAATCTTAGACGTCGGTGGATCTGaatttttttactcatccacaaCATAAGGAGCAAATTATATACGCTACTTAAGTAAAAAACAGGGGTACTTTTGTAATTTTATAGGACGCGCAAGAAAATAGGTAAGGtaccaaaataatttttcattttctccaCTTTcgctttttcatttttcataggttgatcaaataattaaaataaaatataaaaaaatacacaaaagggttgaattaattttacatttcaCAAAAACTATTATAACTTTTAGGGTGCTATTTTCCTAATTCCCACCATCAATCTATATCCATATACAGTTCAAATGTGGGGGTGTGGGCAACATCATCCATTGTCCAAGAATGTGATTATGtgattaaataaataagggtCATTTTAAACCGTGCACCGggtgcacttgttaagcataccaaaaatagaaataaaacataatgttaatgttgataaaaacaactttttacactttcaatgcattgaatgcacaagtttcaagacaaaattttcttatttatgtgCTTAACCAGGGCACCCGGTGccctatttaacattttccaataaataatataactttCTAACTAAACTTCCAAGGGCAAGTGAAAGCAATATGACATTTAATGTAATATtataattacaaacaaaaaataagcaCTGCCCTCCCAACCCCTACTTAGGCAGAGAAATAATGTTATACACATGGATAAAAATTGCCTCAGTCAAGGTAGAAGAGAGTCACAATCTTCCGGAAATTTTTTGCTTCTTGACAAGTTTCCATGAGCAACCTACTGTCATGGAAAGCAAAGCAAATGACTTGCTGGACGTGTGAAATGATATCCATATTACATAGCCTGCAATTCAAACAATGGtagagaaaataatttcataatcTTACAAGCTGCTATGACAATATAATTTGCTAAAGAAATTTAATTACAAGCTGGTCGCAGTTGCAACCAATACCAAGCTTATTTATCCAATTTACATTAGCCTCTTAGTCTTAGGTATCATTTGGCctgactttttttcctcttatttagagcttatacaaacaacttatgcaatttttatatattattataagtttgtcaatgtagtttatgataaaatatcttataaaattacaattttcactagtgtgaacttataaaataacataaaacttaatttatattgcataagctatttgcataagctcaaaaaaaacTAGGCCAAACGAGACTGAACTTGAAAAACAATCCTGCACTCTTAGATTAGAAAACGATTTTTCTTCAAACAACATAAATAGCTTACATATAGAATGTATTACAATATCATACAGTGATATGTCCTATGGCATTGCTTCTCTAAATTGATAACGTACCAATATTATACTACCCCCCATTTCATATGTAACCCCATTTCATATGtgatgttttaacttttaacatacaaaaaatttcataattgaGAAGTTTTAGGTTTTGAATtatacattactttttttttttattccactTTTACCTCAAATAAATAACAATgcatttattataaattatgaattgagGAAAAGATACATAATATAGTTAAGTAAATTGTTACACTCAtgaaattatttattgtttttcttattcCAAGAGAAAAAAGTGTTAAATGCCACTAATATGAAACAataaagtattaaaaaatgcCACTCATATGATCTTTTCCTAAGCAGAAGATCCCttcctttttttcaaaaaaaaaaaaaaagaagaagatcccTTCTTTcagtttaatttcttttttccaagaataaaatgaattataatGCTAAATGCACCAAGCTTAAACTCACAGATCCCCCACATACTATACAGTGATAGACTCATGGACTATAATGACTGAAATTATAATCACTTCAAAATGAAAGATGGCAAGAAAAAGCTAGTAGTATAAACCTGCTGGCTTCTATTAGAGGTAGATGATCATTATGGGGCTTCTCTATCACATTTTTCACCTGCACGTTCAACAAAATCACAACTATAACGATTATAAACTCAACCACAAAACAGAGAATCTTGTGCACTGCACAGCAGTGGCGGAGCGACATTCAACTGAACTTATACTTTTTTGCATATACATCCTTatatattttgacttttgaaccCCCTTTCTTTTTGTTTGCACCACTAGCTCCCAAGCCAATTTTATTTCACCCATTTTCAGATTGTTGCATGAGCATGAGTTATGTTGAGAGAAATGTGTTCGACAAAATTGATAGAGATTGTTCAACAATTTCAAAACATGAAACCATGTAGAGAacaatgtagttttttttaacatattattcTTACTATTTCAAGTTCAAAAGTTTGAACCCCATGACTGAGGGTCCTCGCAACGCTACTGCTGCACAGGCCTTAACAAGTGTCCTAGATCCATGTAAAAGGTTATTTTACTCCATATTCAGGGGAGCGCAATCACTGTGACAAAAGACCAGAACACGATAGAAAAGAGCCTCCTACACGCATTCACAATGATAAAACAACATAGAAACCTTCAAAACACACCACAATTATGGAAAGGGTCACAACAGAATCAGGAAGAGGAGGCGAGTCAGATGAGACAAACGAAGGCGAAAACGGAGGTGGTGCGTGGCTCCCATGTGTataaaaacttaaaacataAACTTTACCTTGGATAACAACTCCTGACTCTCGGGAGGCTGTTTGCTTAAACTTTGGGGTAATATAACGGTGAGCAATTCTGGTTTCTCTGCTCTTAAAGCACCGCGAATAACAGCTGCATTTGTCCCAGATGCTCCAGATGTGTATATGTGATTTTTCTACAAAGGAAAATTTGCAACCAATGCACATTAAGTTGTGAAACATCATAGGAACTGTCAACAAAAGTCATAGAACTTGTACAGCATCACATCTTGTGTTCTACAAGCAAGCAGCATCTCTTACAGTTATAACCATAGCATAGCTAAGAATCTCAATTAGCTCCTGGTGCATGAATCCCATGTTTCGTGTTCCAAAAAAGCCAATAGCTCTAGGTCCTTGTTGTTGAATAGCCAATAACTCCTGTAACAAAACAATTCAATTACTGCATAACTTAATGTCCAGCAGCCAACTGAGGTTGCGGTCAAGATTGCAACCATATAAGATTATGAATATTTGATGATTGTCTGAAAAGGCATTGTCGAAGTCAAAATCAGGTGCAATGCCATCAAAGTCAAATATGGTGAATAGCATTGTGGTATAAGGTAGGGGGATGGCGAACAGCCTAACagaataacaaataaatatttatttatttaggaaGCAtatctagtgagaatgagaggAGTCCTAGAAGCAATTAGATCAAAATCAATGGATGACATTAAAATaatcatgttattttttttttgaacagcaaAAGAGgatgtatatatttatatatgtaaaaatggGAGGAAGTACAAATGGTACTATACCCACAATTCGGGATTAAGTACAAGGGGTAATTGACCCAAAAGCTATTAAAACAACGACAACCTAACGGCGTGAGAGATTGCCCAAAAACCAAAGGAAACACCCACTATCTAGTAATACAATCCATGGGGAAAGTTTTCCATTCATATAATGAGCAACAAACACCTTTTTTCTTCTCAACTAACCACTTCCAAGAGAGGGAGATAATACTATGTATAACCACATCCATAACCGGCACTTTAGAGTTAAAAATCACATCATTTCTAGTTCTCCAAATAGCCCACACAACCACATGCCACACCGCAACGAGGCCCTTAAGGCGCTTACCATTTCCCCTCCCCACACTAAACTTTTGGAAAATTTCGAGTGGGTCTCGAGGGACCGCACCAACCCACCCAAACCAAGTGAACACTTTGCTCCATAATGACTCGGCAAAAGCGCACCCACCAAAGAGATGTTCCTCACACTCCAAGTTCAACGGGCACAAAACACAAAAAGAGTCAACATTACCAACAATTCCCCTTTTGGCAAGATTTACTCTTGTAGGTAACCGTCGGAGCAACAATTGCCACGAGAACACAATGACTTTTGAAGGCGCCAAACTTTTCCACAAGTATCCCAAATCCCTAACCAACTCTTGATCAAAAGAAAAAGGAGGAATAATACTACCGGATAAATGTCGATAAAGGGAGCTAACCGTGAATATTCCGCCATTCGAATAGTGACATCTCCACTCATCAAGAGAATTTGAAAGTTGTATTGGAGTTAAAACATCCACAAACAAATCCCGAAGCTCCTCCTCCCAAACAAAAAGGTTCCTCCTCCATCTAAGATCCCACACCCAAGCACCCATCTCCCAACGGCCAACCTCCGAGGCGCAACAATTTTTTTGTGAAGAGATGAGAAAGAGTCTTGGAAAGGCCTCCTTCAAAGGTTGAGCCCTCACCCATGCATCATGCCAAAAACTTGTGCCACCCCTGTTACCAATCTTTTTGAAAAAGATTCCTTGAAGTCGATCCGAACCAGCAACAACACCCACTTTCATTAAGTCATTCCACCAAGGTGATGCTTTGTTCATCAACAAGGCTCTAGACATCCAACCAACCCCACTTTCCCCTCCACCATACCTATCCCTAAGGACATTTTTCCATATCGCCGATTCCACCGATATTCATTATACGCAAGTCCTTAACCCCAAGGCCACCTTCCTTTTTCGGCCTACACACGTCAAGCCAATTAACCCAATTAATTTTTGATCCCCCGGCCGTCCCTCCCCAAAGAAACCTCCTTTGCAACCTAACAAGCTTCTTCCATACTCCCACCGGCATTTTGAAGAGGGAAAGATAAAAAATTGGAATAGCCCCCAACACCGAGTTAAGAAGCACAACCCGGCCCCCAAGGCTAACATATTTGTTTTTCCATGAAGCAAGTCTTTTTTGAAGGACATCAAGGACCGGGTTCCACGTGGCCAACCGCCTAGGATTCGCCCCCACCGGGAGCCCAAGATAAATAAATGGCAACCTCCCAACATTACATTTAAGGAATGATGCCGCCGAAGTAATGAATCCCTCCTCCACATTGATCCCAAAAAGCTTACTTTTGCAAAAGTTAACTTTAAGCCCGGAAATAAGTTCGAACACCTCAAAATAGCTTTTGTAGTCCATAAATTCTCTACACACGCCTCCCCAACAAAAAGAGTATCGTCGGCGTATTGAAGGAAATAATGGCACCCGAACCACAAATTTGGACCCCTTTAAGAAAACCAAGGTCCACCGCTTTCTTCATGAGCGCACCGAGTCCTTCCGCCACAAGGATAAAGAGGAACGGTGCAAGTGGGTCACCTTGCTTAAGCCCCTTACTAATATCAATTTGCTCCGTCGGGCTACCGTTGACTAATACCGAGAGGCTCCCCGCAAACACACATGCCTTAATCCAACTCCTCCATTTCCCATCAAAACCGAACCTCTGAAGCATATAATCCAAGTAGGACCAACTTACGGAGTCGTAAGCCTTTTCAAAATCCACCTTGAAGATCACACACTTTTTTTTGCTTTCCTCACCCAATCAACCACCTCATTTATGACAAGTACTCCATCAACAAGAAGGCGGCCTTTGATGAAAGCGGATTGATTCTTCGAGATTAGGGAATCCATAACCAAACATAGTCTCTTAGTCAACACCTTAGCAACCAACTTATACATACATCCTAAGAGGGAAATTGGTCTAAAATCCCCCAATGATTGTGGGTTTAAGACTTTAGGTATAAGAGTAATGAAATACGAAGAGAGAGCCTTAGGTAACGATGCATTAACATGGAACTCATGCATGAACGCCATCACATCTCCACAAATAACCTCCCAAGCCTCTTTTAGAAAAGCAAAATTAAATCTGTCCGGTCCCGGGCTTTTATTTCCATCTGAATCCTCCACCACTCCCCTCACTTCGTCCACCAAGAAAGGCTTACCAAGAGATTCAATTTGTTCGAGTGGAAGCGATGGAAATTCCACCCCATCAAGTTGAGGACTTCTCCAATTAACCTCGGTGTAATGTTTTTTAAAGAACCCCACCACCTCCCCCCTAACCTCCACCGGTTTAACCACCCAACCATCCGGTTTGCGAAGCGCCATTATTGCATTTCCCCTTTTACGACTAGCCACACACGAATGGAAGTAGCCGGTGTTAGCATCACCTTCCTTCAACCAACGAGACCGCGACCTTTGGAACAACAAGCTATCTTTACTATGGAGAAGATTGCGCAAGTCCAAGAGGCAAGTCTTTTGAGCTACATTGTCGTCATCACCAAAAACCCCAACTTCCCTCTTCAAGTCGAGCCTTTCAACTTCTTATGTAAGAGCCAATATCTTCTCCTCCAAGCCTCCGTAAACCTCCCTATTCCACCTCTTTAGGACCTCTTTAAGAGccttcaatttttctttaacAACCACCCCCTTCCACCCTACAACCAATGTAGAAGACCAACCCTCCTTCAGCACCTCTCTAAACCCTTTATTCTTAAGCCAATGATTGTTAAACCGAAAGGGTTTTGGGCCCCAATCAAAGTTAGAGTACCTAAGAATAATAGGGCAATGGTCCGAGATATCCCTTGGAAGAGCCCAAAGATTTACGTTGCCCCACTCCACAAGCCAATTTGGGGAAACAAGAATCCGGTCAAGTCTACTCATGCACGCTCCATGTGATCTCACTAACATGTGGATCAACTTCTCTCTTCTCCTTGTATTTCCATTGAAATCCCCTTAAACCCACTTCATCATAAAGCTTGGAGTACTGCGATTTCTTCTTCAGATTGCCTTATGAACCAGGCCTCACAAAGGAAACAGAAGATGAAACAGCATGAGTGGCTGAACAGTCATGGGTGGTTTTTTAAACGAGTGCTCTAATTTCATCCGCTGATTTTAATTCAATGGTTTATAGGACCTAAAAATAACTCATTCTCACTAGATATGTCCCATATTAACCATGCAGCACCCTGGGTACCATAAGAATGGCGGCCACCATGACCCGCCTTATAAATGAAGGCTgctatttaataaagaaaatatgtaaTTCTTAAGTAACACATGGTAATTAGAAAAAGAAGGCTAATTGTGACAGTTTGATAGTTTAAAGGATTTAACTATGATGCGGTGTGGAGGTAAAACTTTATAGGATGATCCAACtaactatatatattaatagTATGAAATAAGTTTGGCTATGACATGACGGGCATTATCTGAAAGGTGAAACTTGTATAAATATTTTAGCAGTAGTAGAgtgttgagagagagagagagagagagagagacctgTAGGTAATCAACATCAGGAGAAGGCTTGTACTCGTAATCTGATACCTTGACGGCCTCTGATCCATTGTTGAGAGTTTGAGACTGAGTAGGGAGGATTAGTGTGCCTCCTAGTTCTTCATCGGAACCATATGAGCCTAAACCATTCTCCAATTGGTAATCAGGATCTTGATCTCTATTCATATGTCCATAAAGCCACTGtaacataaaaacaaacaacaagCTAAGCTAAGCTAAGCTACATGTAGTGATGGATTGGATGGTGATCAGAAAACAATCAGAATACTATTCGAGTacataactaactaactaactaactataatAGTGTGTGTGAGACGGGTGGAAAATGAAAAATGCAATAATAAACGAGTGAGTGATACCGTGGTCCGTCTTGAGGAGAGGGGTGATGGTTTGGGTTTGGGGTTGTTGTTATTAAACGAGTGAGAAACGGATAAGGAAGTGAAATTAGggtttggtttggaataatgtGGAGGAGAAAGATAAGAGGAAGCGATGATGGTATTGCCATTGGTGTAAACCCCCAAAGGATTATTATTTGGAGTTATTAGAAGAGCAGCAGCAGCTGCAGCAGCAGCACTCATTCCTTCTTCCTTTTCCTCGATTTCCCCcgaaaccttttctttttctcacctcaccttccttttctttatttctttcttttttcttttaatatattccTTACGATAATTCTCTCTACGTACGTCTGTCTAAGCGAATCCAATCccttttccttcaaaaaaattttTTTCGACCCTATTGTCAATTTTGAATTGACGAATTTGCCCTCATGTATAAACTAAAatcctgaagaaaaaaaattggttaccggaatactttggaaaaaagtgttctggtatgtaaattttttttttacctgaacactttgaaaaaaagtgtgtaggtatgtaaaatttttccaaatttattttgttacctacacactttggaaaaaagtgttcgtatataaaatttttctaattttttttttacctgaacactttgaaaaaaagtgtgtaggtatgtaaaatttttctaattttttttacctgaacactttggaaaaaaaatgtgtaggtatgtaaaaaatagcatatttttttacatacctAAAAATATGTGGGCGCGCTAAGCAATTCGGGGGCACACTTAGCAATCTGGGAAGCGCGCTAACTGCTAAGCAATTTGAGGTATTTATGCACCATAACTTTGCCCAATAccattcattcataatatagcCATAAGTCACCCAAAAAgttaatatttctattttttttttggaagcaTCTTTTAcaacatttttctttataaGAAATTAAGTTACTTATTTATTGTAGGGCttcttttaatttatgtttggttTTTCTTATCCTTTTAAGAAGTACaaaggttataaaaaaaaaagcaggcCAAACACTTATTCTTTGATGATGCTAAAAAATGtctttatgaattaaaaaattgaagttttgcgttgaaaataatatttcttttagaATTTTAAAGAATTGACTATATATCTTCAAGATATTATCATCATAGTGATTTCTTAACATTATTAACAAATAATGCTATTCGTTAACACtttctttatatatttaattgCTCAAGTGTGATTCACGTAGTTACAACACATTTTATTATGAACTTGTTAATGTAGGAATTAAGACCATCTCTGGTCAATTTTTACACAATTTCACgcattaataaatttatattattgatttgaaaTCGGAAGACTTAAATCACAGGATCATCAATTTACATAGTCAAATAAAATGATTTGAAGTATCAATAAAAATTGGAAGCTATAGAAAATACAATTGAAGTGAACAACCTATAAGTGACAATAATGCACAAAAATAGCGCATTGATCTTCCGATGACAACGTGGAAGTAACATTCTCCACTTACACGAAAATGACAAGCGTTAATTAATTACTTGTTCATTAATTAACTCTTCcactagtagtagtagtaaataTATGTGAGAATGTGCGCATTCTTCGGTcaaaataaatacatatatCCATGCATCACcattctttgtttgttttttctaagaatattattaataataaataatattggtTAGCGGATTTGAGATAAATTAATTGGTGAAGGAAAGTTGatagatatatagatagatGATTGTTGCATAGGAGATCGAATTGGAAGAAAAGGAATTTAACTAGGAAATGGATGAGGAGCGGGGCCTGGAGCATATGATACCAAAAtcaagatcatcatcatcatcatcatcttcatcatcttctgcaGCAGGATCACCCAGATCTGGGCTCATAGAGCCTCTGCTTGTCAATAACAGCAGGCTCAATACTACTTCCCAAATTGCCATTGTTGGAGCCAAAGTTTGTCCGATTGAAAGTCTCGACTACGagtatctatctatctatctgttattatatattatatatatgctaCATACACAATCAATAATTAAtccaattttttctttcttttttctcacgtgcaataaaataattaatcaatcaTTTATGCATGGCTTCACTTAATTTATTGCATTGTTATTACAAGGCAAATTATAAAAATTCTATCAGCTAGCCTTATTCGTTAATTCATTTTCATACtacataattaaaatactaCTATTTTGTTTGTTCGTTTTAATTACGTGCATGCATGCTGCAGGATCATTGAGAATGATTTATTCAAGCAAGACTGGAGTTCTAGAGGAAAGGCTGAGCTAGCACAGTATATGATTCTAAGATGGGCCATTGCACTTCTTATTGGTTTAGGCACAGGCCTTGTTGCCTTCTTTAACAACATTGGAGTTGAGAATATTGCCGGTTTCAAGCTTCTCTTCACCAACGATCTCATGCTTAATCACAAGTATGTATTCTACCATATCAtgctacattttttttatcaattatacTTCTAATTTTGGAATAACTGCGTTTCCATTTTTACTGCAGAACAGATATTATAAGGCCTTTGCAGTTTATGCTAGTTGTAATATGGTTTTAGCCATTGCTGCAGCATCCCTCTGTGCCTACATTGCCCCTGCAGCAGCAGGATCTGGCATACCTGAGGTAAAGTCATATCTCAACGGCGTAGACGCTCCTTCTATATTGGCTCCAACCACCCTCTTTGTAAAGGTTAGTATTCAAGTATGTGGGTGTGTATAATCCGTTTTACTACCATATGATCTTGGTGTCTTCTTTCCTCTAATCAGCCTACATATACTTCTCTTAGAAGTTGTATTTGATAATGTACATGACATATTCAGGTTGTggccaaataataaaaatatccaTCACCTACCTAGTCTTTCTTGTTTTCCAATTTTGAAATGTGTTAGTTTATGTTTGAGAGTCTGTTGTTCCTTGACATACAATGATTATAGTTCTTAACATGGAAATGGCCTGATCTTTTCAGATTTTTGGTTCAATATTTGGGGTTGCAGCTGGTTTTGTTGTGGGTAAGGAAGGGCCTATGGTGCATACTGGTGCTTGCATAGCTAATTTACTTGGACAAGGTGGTTCTGAAAAATATGGACTAACCTGGAAAGGATtcagatattttaaaaatgacagAGATCGAAGGGATTTTATCACATGTGGTGCGGCTGCTGGTGTTGCCGGTGCCTTTCGTGCCCCAGTTGGTGGTGTCCTTTTTGCACTTGAAGAAGCGGCTTCTTGGTCcctctctctttctctattGTCTTGCACTTCCATGCATGTTACTTGCAATTGATATGTgacaaaaaacaacaataacaacacgATCATTCCCCTCTCTTTGTGCTTATGCTTAGacaattcatataaaataatagatttgtAAATAGTTACTACATCAATCAAAGTAACTTCTGTGCAAGTGTTTTTGTATGAATAAAATACAATGTTTAGGGATTTCTGTTTGTCATTTCCCTCTACTCTAACCATATATACTAGAATGCTTCACAAACAATCCATGGCAAGTTAGGTAGCATCAATTTAACTAACATGTAGGTGTCtgtcttttgttttgttgtatATGTTTCTCTGACTACATTTATGTATTTTCAGGTGGAGGAGTGCTCTTTTGTGGCGAACATTTTTCACTACAGCTGTAGTAGCTGTAGTGTTGAGAGGTTTCATGGAATATTGCAAAGGTGAAAAATGTGGTCTTTTTGGGGAAGGAGGTTTGATAATGTTTGATGTCAATTCAGTAAAGCCTGCATACAGCATACCTGACTTACTGGTAGTTATATTTCTTGGAGTTATTGGAGGTCTTTTGGGAAGCCTTTATAATTATCTCGTGGATAAGGTCCTTCGTACTTACAGCATCATTAATGAGTATGTCATGCCTCCTCCATCATCCccttttcaaattatttgttaaaGAAGTAGTAGTATTCGCAGTGTGAATGACTATATATATGTATTGCAGGAAAGGtcctatttttaaaataatacttgTGATGATTATATCATTTTTGACCTCTTGCTGTTCATTTGGGGTTCCATGGCTATCAAAGTGCATCCCTTGTCCTTCTCATGTTGGGGATCAGTGCCCAACCGTAGGGCGCTCTGGACACTACAAGAATTTCCAGTGTCCTCCTAATCACTACAATGACCTCGCCTCTCTCTTTTTTACAACCAATGACGATGCCATCCGCAACCTCTTTATTGCTGGCTCTGACAAAAGATTCCTGCTCTCCAGTCTCCTAATATTCTTTGTAGCAATTTACTT
It contains:
- the LOC123910791 gene encoding uncharacterized protein LOC123910791, which translates into the protein MSAAAAAAAALLITPNNNPLGVYTNGNTIIASSYLSPPHYSKPNPNFTSLSVSHSFNNNNPKPKPSPLSSRRTTWLYGHMNRDQDPDYQLENGLGSYGSDEELGGTLILPTQSQTLNNGSEAVKVSDYEYKPSPDVDYLQELLAIQQQGPRAIGFFGTRNMGFMHQELIEILSYAMVITKNHIYTSGASGTNAAVIRGALRAEKPELLTVILPQSLSKQPPESQELLSKVKNVIEKPHNDHLPLIEASRLCNMDIISHVQQVICFAFHDSRLLMETCQEAKNFRKIVTLFYLD
- the LOC123904622 gene encoding chloride channel protein CLC-c-like, whose product is MDEERGLEHMIPKSRSSSSSSSSSSSAAGSPRSGLIEPLLVNNSRLNTTSQIAIVGAKVCPIESLDYEIIENDLFKQDWSSRGKAELAQYMILRWAIALLIGLGTGLVAFFNNIGVENIAGFKLLFTNDLMLNHKYYKAFAVYASCNMVLAIAAASLCAYIAPAAAGSGIPEVKSYLNGVDAPSILAPTTLFVKIFGSIFGVAAGFVVGKEGPMVHTGACIANLLGQGGSEKYGLTWKGFRYFKNDRDRRDFITCGAAAGVAGAFRAPVGGVLFALEEAASWWRSALLWRTFFTTAVVAVVLRGFMEYCKGEKCGLFGEGGLIMFDVNSVKPAYSIPDLLVVIFLGVIGGLLGSLYNYLVDKVLRTYSIINEKGPIFKIILVMIISFLTSCCSFGVPWLSKCIPCPSHVGDQCPTVGRSGHYKNFQCPPNHYNDLASLFFTTNDDAIRNLFIAGSDKRFLLSSLLIFFVAIYFLGIITYGIAIPSGLFIPVILAGASYGRVAGSLLSPFTVLDVGLFALLGAASFLGGTMRMTVSLCVILLELTNNLLMLPLVMLVLLISKSVADCFNKGVYDQIVEMKGLPYLEAHAEPYMRQLVAGDVVSCPLVTFSKIEKVGNIVHTLKVTRHNGFPVIDEPPLSDAPELCGLVLRSHLLVILKHKVFTTMQEGMPLIINKLRPHDFGKPGSGKGIKLDDLEISEEEMEMYVDLHPITNRSPYTVIETLSLAKTAVLFRELGLRHLLVLPKTPGRLPIVGIMTRHDFMPEHILGLYPQCNPYNK